From Oncorhynchus mykiss isolate Arlee chromosome 25, USDA_OmykA_1.1, whole genome shotgun sequence, a single genomic window includes:
- the LOC110505495 gene encoding GTP cyclohydrolase 1 feedback regulatory protein, with protein MPYVLVSTQIRLETGPTMVGDEYSDPAIMNYLGARKTTMLGNNFSEYHVDDSPRLVLDKLEKIGFRVVTMTGVGQTLVWCMYKETDYIT; from the exons ATGCCCTATGTACTCGTTAGTACTCAGATCCGTCTG GAGACTGGGCCAACCATGGTAGGAGATGAATACTCTGACCCAGCCATAATGAACTACCTGGGAGCCAGGAAAACCACCATGCTGGGGAACAATTT CTCGGAGTACCACGTGGACGACTCTCCGCGGTTGGTGTTGGACAAGCTGGAGAAGATTGGCTTCCGTGTGGTGACCATGACTGGCGTGGGACAGACGCTGGTGTGGTGCATGTACAAGGAGACAGACTACATAACCTGA